A single window of Carassius gibelio isolate Cgi1373 ecotype wild population from Czech Republic chromosome A19, carGib1.2-hapl.c, whole genome shotgun sequence DNA harbors:
- the LOC127935300 gene encoding uncharacterized protein KIAA1522 homolog isoform X3, producing the protein MGNSNSKKKTQANITSSHRTNKVKSIWHFRHVDKYKTAGQKQNEQGKLTVHYTASQHYQENVFIEGSRPQYLEDLHSEAQEGLKILQQEENKNGVDFQDDQTVSEENTSSKERDESLETDSTAGHSVISVSTVSAVSLRPVLTCQGSTFKPLDPVKRLDKTKRGSRRTTIMGIPQQVQRELEMTRGTTLQQRPSGEHDGEVDSCGRVALPTIDGERPSVNHKGARVHLQKIEVFHTSRDEEFLINHIHSVYQEELNRKLGIGACPTTRPRSLAVPGMTTYSFLHEPQGPVMSISPQATYLSKIIPNAVLPVAIDIIEINHDHSQCSTNTVSKSSLASASPASLRSGGGTNQDPTTPSPSRSHSQSSETIVSNSSTISSKAKCLPTFDADITKEISDLIPKDINVTSSSSCKSFNSNSTNHRLDHSEIGEAGVNVRNSHSFYRNLSVMKTKLPPAPPQRTYSLHHEKLKWRSRELVDIKDLKHMSPNDGQTGRDLSSAKDHQSISNEKSSAHSSVLNSSRDFQSGNSSPQKTGEESGENKLDRTLSPSSGYSSQSGTPTHSPKEVSPSSPGKRRVKTSQPERTSVQTSPVVSVSSSMTSLSSVTSDTAHHDIQTNTTPSEPLKCSPPVTTVKNKVTPTHPTIALRELFNVPPPPKVKAPSPPPPETWIHNKRTLELLCGPDPNHHRLHQLQKQQKGSLTGKKQNTNSIHITEQIIPKIQTTGKVQSGTQLENKEAVKERNESMSPQVSEQMLVDPPDWRQNKSSTLHNELNELESTKFLKEVNQNIHTQDQRTVEDQKEKGSQKLLTKKVPTIKVDQSMLAQTNCEVKPDSEIVNTACTLKNDQTSEENKGNCIKDILNHKKLQTLGIEVPEANGISPPPSPPPEHHPPPPPTKKMSGSSVSIPPSDEDEQKQETEEQVTLLESTWPPPPPPEEESTDLIFEEQDELNFPPPPPSFIHEPLSEISINCHDESCEQPDNIELRSSNASDMASSSDQDSEIHAILPTGTVQNDMEDRHQDKPCNNVSHFSVDEDGMENTTVAPPRMSSLLPDELVQGEEMASHDSSEQTSLDTEADYTNVPLATPLPVEDQSTVNFRRHQCLINKDNRSKELLCHQKSTPIPKEDANIPLVTPSLLQMVRLRSVIVDEDQAKNDSKPSVESTTTEDHSITSQATPQKPIRKSLTLKSNSPSKSTPATTTVQSMRLQEAIRMKTAAMSSSGVPAVLNTRLTSTSDTGPPVPSPKSPDGCDLHMSPASTASFIFSKSTKKVVIETPTSPEVQAILKQSLAAEIIQISNQAKTNGTKKPIKVPPPVAKKPVHGTNTPNRTDNVTLDKTGILTNKQMMKVEVNGQNDQVHPAGQ; encoded by the exons CAGGCCAAAAGCAGAATGAGCAAGGAAAGCTGACTGTACACTACACAGCCTCCCAGCACTACCAGGAGAATGTGTTCATAGAGGGAAGCAGGCCACAGTACCTGGAAGACCTGCATTCTGAGGCCCAGGAGGGACTGAAGATACTACAGCAGGAGG AGAACAAAAATGGAGTGGACTTTCAGGATGATCAGACTGTG TCAGAGGAAAATACAAGCTCAAAAGAAAGAGATGAATCACTTGAGACTGATAGTACTGCGGGACACTCCGTCATTTCAGTGTCAACTGTCTCAGCAGTCTCTTTACGTCCAGTACTTACATGTCAAG GCTCCACATTTAAGCCCTTGGACCCAGTTAAACGACTGGACAAGACCAAGAGGGGAAGTAGAAGAACAACTATAATGGGAATACCACAACAAGTCCAAAGAGAACTGG AAATGACAAGAGGAACTACACTCCAGCAACGTCCAAGTGGAGAACATGATGGTGAAGTTGATTCCTGTGGCAGAGTTGCCCTCCCAACAATTGATGGAGAGCGCCCCTCAGTAAATCACAAAGGAGCTCGTGTACACCTGCAGAAAATTGAAGTTTTTCATACATCAAGAGATGAGGAGTTTCTAATAAACCACATCCATTCTGTCTACCAAGAGGAGTTAAACCGAAAGCTTGGGATAGGAGCGTGCCCTACAACGAGACCAAGGTCTCTTGCTGTGCCAGGGATGACCACTTACTCTTTCCTGCATGAGCCTCAAGGTCCCGTTATGTCCATTTCACCACAGGCAACTTATTTATCTAAGATTATTCCGAACGCAGTTCTGCCTGTTGCAATAGACATAATTGAAATTAATCATGATCACAGCCAGTGCAGTACGAATACAGTTAGCAAGAGTAGTTTAGCATCAGCTAGTCCAGCTTCTTTACGATCTGGAGGTGGCACAAATCAAGATCCAACTACCCCTAGCCCAAGCAGGAGCCATTCACAATCATCTGAGACTATTGTCTCGAACTCCTCCACAATCTCTTCAAAAGCAAAGTGTCTACCAACATTTGATGCCGACATCACCAAAGAAATTTCAGATTTAATCCCAAAAGACATAAATGTTACAAGCTCAAGTAGTTGTAAAAGCTTTAACAGTAACAGTACAAATCACAGACTGGACCACAGTGAGATCGGTGAAGCAGGGGTAAATGTCAGAAACAGCCATTCATTCTACCGTAATCTCTCTGTAATGAAGACAAAATTACCCCCAGCACCACCTCAGAGAACCTATTCCTTGCACCATGAAAAACTTAAGTGGAGATCAAGGGAACTGGTAGACATAAAAGATCTCAAACATATGTCCCCAAATGATGGGCAAACTGGTAGAGATCTTAGCAGTGCAAAAGACCATCAGTCAATCAGTAATGAGAAGAGTTCTGCCCATTCTTCAGTGCTCAACTCATCAAGAGACTTCCAGTCAGGTAACTCATCCCCACAGAAAACTGGAGAAGAATCTGGTGAAAACAAATTAGATAGGACTTTGTCTCCCTCGAGTGGATACTCAAGCCAAAGTGGGACACCTACGCATTCCCCTAAAGAGGTCAGTCCCTCCTCACCAGGAAAGAGAAGAGTAAAGACTTCACAGCCTGAGAGAACAAGTGTACAGACCTCGCCGGTGGTTTCAGTCTCTTCATCAATGACATCTCTATCTTCAGTCACATCAGACACGGCACATCATGACATTCAAACCAACACCACCCCATCAGAGCCATTAAAGTGCTCCCCACCTGTTACAACAGTGAAAAACAAGGTGACACCAACACACCCAACTATTGCCCTTAGGGAACTGTTCAATGTTCCCCCTCCACCCAAGGTAAAAGCCCCATCTCCCCCACCCCCTGAAACCTGGATTCACAATAAACGAACACTTGAACTATTATGTGGCCCAGATCCAAACCACCATAGGTTACATCAgcttcaaaaacagcaaaaaggGTCATTAacaggtaaaaaacaaaacacaaattcaaTACACATCACTGAACAAATTATACCAAAGatacagacaacaggaaaagTACAGTCAGGGACTCAACTGGAGAACAAAGAAGCTGTAAAAGAACGAAATGAGTCCATGTCACCACAAGTGTCTGAACAAATGCTAGTAGACCCGCCAGATTGGAGGCAAAACAAAAGCTCAACATTACACAATGAATTAAATGAACTAGAAAGTACAAAATTCCTCAAGGAGGTCAACCAGAACATTCATACACAAGATCAGAGAACTGTAGAGGATCAAAAGGAAAAAGGAAGCCAAAAACTCCTTACAAAGAAGGTACCAACTATCAAAGTTGATCAAAGTATGCTGGCACAAACAAACTGTGAAGTCAAACCAGATTCTGAAATCGTGAACACAGCATGCACCCTAAAGAATGATCAAACCAGTGAGGAGAACAAAGGAAACTGCATTAAGGACATTCTCAATCACAAAAAATTGCAAACTCTCGGTATAGAAGTACCTGAGGCCAATGGCatttctcctcctccttctccacCTCCAGAACACCACCCTCCACCACCACCAACTAAAAAGATGTCAGGCTCCTCAGTATCTATACCACCATCTGATGAAGATGAACAGAAACAAGAAACAGAGGAACAGGTGACTCTCCTGGAGTCTACTTGGCCTCCACCACCTCCACCAGAGGAAGAGTCAACTGACTTGATATTTGAGGAACAAGATGAACTTAACTTTCCACCACCACCTCCCTCGTTTATCCACGAGCCCCTTTCAGAGATATCTATCAATTGCCATGACGAATCATGTGAACAGCCTGACAATATAGAACTGAGGTCATCGAATGCCTCAGATATGGCCAGCAGTTCAGACCAAGATTCCGAAATACATGCCATTCTGCCAACAGGAACTGTACAAAATGATATGGAGGACAGGCATCAAGATAAGCCTTGTAACAACGTGTCACACTTCTCTGTGGACGAAGATGGCATGGAAAACACAACTGTAGCCCCTCCGAGAATGTCCTCTCTTTTACCAGATGAACTTGTACAAGGGGAGGAAATGGCATCACATGATTCATCAGAGCAAACATCACTTGACACCGAAGCAGATTACACTAACGTGCCGCTTGCAACTCCTCTTCCAGTGGAAGACCAATCCACTGTTAACTTCCGAAGACACCAGTGCCTCATAAACAAAGACAACCGGAGCAAAGAACTGCTGTGTCATCAAAAAAGCACACCCATTCCAAAGGAGGATGCCAACATTCCCCTCGTCACACCTTCCTTACTTCAGATGGTGCGACTAAGATCTGTAATTGTAGATGAAGATCAAGCTAAAAATGATAGCAAACCAAGTGTTGAGTCCACAACAACTGAGGATCACAGTATTActagtcaagcaactccacaaaAGCCTATTCGCAAATCCTTGACCTTGAAGTCTAACTCACCTTCTAAGTCAACTCCTGCTACAACCACAGTCCAATCCATGCGTCTTCAAGAGGCCATACGTATGAAGACCGCTGCAATGTCCTCTAGTGGAGTACCTGCAGTGCTTAACACACGCTTAACCTCAACTAGTGATACTGGTCCACCTGTGCCATCCCCTAAATCACCAGATGGCTGTGACTTGCATATGTCCCCTGCATCTACAGCCAGCTTTATCTTCTCCAAAAGCACAAAGAAAGTTGTCATTGAAACACCCACTTCTCCAGAGGTCCAAGCAATCCTCAAACAAAGTCTTGCAGCTGA